A window of the Brassica napus cultivar Da-Ae chromosome C5, Da-Ae, whole genome shotgun sequence genome harbors these coding sequences:
- the LOC106448847 gene encoding glutathione S-transferase T3-like: MNPYSQSSGYMGLLHSQQESVLHENSPYESFHSGSSEIFQFSSQQCEAPTPPTDIPVERGKRHKWTPADDELLISAWLNTSKDAIVGNNQKSGTFWQRVGDYFLAALLRRDGRQSSEHLHYKQRWHKINDQTNKFCGVYAAAERQISSGQNDNDVLKVAHDIFYSDQESKFTLEHAWCVLRHEHKWLSLNTTKACGSSKRKSGETGSQLSSTSVTDHEIRPEGVKAAKAKRSNGQGKSVADYTSIWEMRQEDLARKEKLSKLAILDTLLAKKEPLSEAEEVAKNKLLAEYI, encoded by the coding sequence ATGAATCCGTATAGCCAGTCCTCTGGTTATATGGGCCTTCTTCACAGTCAACAGGAAAGTGTTCTCCATGAAAACTCTCCTTATGAGAGTTTTCATTCTGGATCTTCAGAAATCTTTCAATTCAGTTCTCAACAATGTGAGGCTCCAACTCCACCTACAGATATACCCGTGGAGCGTGGGAAGAGACACAAATGGACCCCAGCGGATGACGAGCTTCTAATCAGTGCCTGGTTAAACACATCTAAGGATGCTATAGTCGGCAATAACCAAAAGTCTGGGACCTTCTGGCAACGAGTAGGAGATTATTTCTTAGCGGCACTACTTAGAAGAGATGGTCGTCAAAGTAGCGAACATCTCCATTATAAGCAGAGGTGgcacaagatcaatgatcaaaCTAACAAGTTTTGTGGTGTATATGCGGCTGCAGAGAGGCAAATTAGTAGTGGTCAGAATGATAACGATGTTCTGAAGGTGGCCCATGACATCTTCTACTCTGATCAGGAATCGAAATTTACACTTGAGCATGCTTGGTGTGTGTTGAGGCATGAACATAAATGGCTTAGCCTCAACACCACTAAAGCTTGTGGAAGTTCAAAGAGGAAAAGCGGTGAAACAGGTTCCCAACTGTCTTCCACCAGTGTTACTGACCATGAGATCCGGCCTGAAGGTGTCAAGGCTGCAAAAGCTAAAAGGAGTAATGGTCAGGGGAAGTCGGTTGCTGATTATACAAGCATTTGGGAAATGAGGCAGGAGGATCTCGCGAGGAAAGAAAAACTCTCCAAGCTTGCCATACTAGACACTTTACTTGCCAAAAAAGAACCACTCAGTGAGGCTGAAGAAGTTGCCAAAAACAAGCTACTAGCCGAGTATATATAG
- the LOC106447223 gene encoding heme-binding protein 2 has protein sequence MELAGLSFLKLSFLLSLLSGGSDLLNPISEPSLLGKFPPTCNRIECPNYEVVHAGNGYEIRRYDTTVWISTEPIQDISLKDATRTAFFQLFAYIQGKNEYHQKIEMTAPVISQVSPSDGPLCESSFTVSFYVPKKNQPDPAPAENLHIQKWTPRHVAVRQFSGFVSDYNVGEEAAALSASLEGTAWANAIEKSKEDGGVGADSAYTVAQYNSPFEFIGRVNEIWLPFQMDD, from the exons ATGGAACTAGCCGGTTTAAGCTTCCTCAAGCTCTCTTTCCTCCTCAGCCTCCTCTCCGGCGGTTCAGACCTTCTAAACCCAATATCCGAACCGAGTCTTCTCGGGAAATTCCCGCCGACGTGTAACAGAATCGAGTGCCCAAACTACGAGGTGGTTCACGCGGGAAACGGGTACGAGATTCGCCGGTACGATACAACGGTCTGGATTTCCACTGAACCGATTCAAGACATCTCTCTCAAGGATGCCACAAGAACAGCTTTCTTCCA GTTGTTTGCGTACATACAAGGGAAGAACGAGTATCATCAGAAAATTGAGATGACAGCTCCGGTGATCAGCCAAGTCTCACCAAGCGACGGTCCTCTCTGTGAATCTTCCTTCACTGTCTCCTTCTACGTCCCCAAAAAGAACCAGCCTGATCCAGCTCCAGCTGAGAATCTCCACATCCAGAAATGGACCCCTAGGCACGTGGCGGTGAGACAGTTCAGCGGCTTCGTCTCCGACTATAACGTCGGAGAAGAAGCTGCAGCGCTGTCTGCTAGCCTCGAAGGTACAGCTTGGGCCAATGCCATAGAGAAAAGCAAAGAAGACGGTGGTGTTGGGGCTGATTCAGCTTACACGGTGGCTCAGTACAACTCGCCGTTCGAGTTCATTGGTCGTGTCAATGAGATTTGGTTACCCTTTCAAATGGATGATTGA
- the LOC106447228 gene encoding VQ motif-containing protein 1 has product MSRVRSEPMKVVFINTQYVQTDARSFKTVVQELTGKNAIVAEGPFEFSGHGYGSKDSSPQFSGGGREAEGGVETTEFDNFFREMPPVGELYNLWSES; this is encoded by the coding sequence ATGTCGAGAGTGAGATCCGAGCCGATGAAGGTTGTTTTCATAAACACACAGTACGTCCAGACAGATGCTCGAAGCTTCAAGACGGTTGTTCAAGAACTCACCGGTAAAAACGCCATCGTCGCTGAAGGTCCTTTCGAGTTCTCAGGCCATGGTTACGGCAGCAAAGACTCGTCACCACAGTTTTCGGGAGGCGGAAGAGAAGCAGAAGGAGGTGTGGAGACGACGGAGTTCGATAACTTTTTCAGGGAGATGCCTCCGGTCGGCGAATTGTACAATCTATGGTCAGAAAGCTGA
- the LOC106447227 gene encoding E3 ubiquitin-protein ligase DA2L, whose protein sequence is MGNKLGKKRQVVEERYTKPQQGLLYMNKDVDFKKVKKLILESKLAPCYPGAEESSCHDLEECPICYLYYPSLNRSRCCLKSICTECFLRMKNPTSARPTQCPYCKTSNYAVEYRGGKTKEEKSIEQIEEQRVIEAKIRIRQKEVDEEKEERMQKRLESPSSSRTSEVTANTAYGSAADEDEETVSSQDSCVTSHPRVSRDGEFDYDLEDIMVMEAIWLSVQEPGSQMNNSPEEDHNVGPLMPPSSSSSPSGGLACAIAVLAERQQMVGESSSNQNVNISSHNMGPGMCNSSHYNAMEQDSNHYRQATGISESDLTDDSGREVSREVTWQ, encoded by the exons ATGGGTAATAAGCTGGGAAAGAAGAGACAGGTTGTGGAGGAAAGATACACAAAGCCACAACAAGGTTTATTATACATGAACAAAGATGTCGACTTCAAAAAGGTTAAGAAACTCATCTTGGAGTCTAAGCTTGCTCCTTGCTATCCTGGTGCTGAAGAAAGCTCTTGTCATGATCTTGAAGAATGTCCAATTTGCTATCtg TACTATCCGAGCCTCAATAGGTCAAGATGTTGTTTGAAAAGCATTTGTACAG AGTGTTTTCTGCGGATGAAGAATCCTACTTCAGCTCGACCTACTCA ATGTCCGTATTGCAAAACATCAAACTATGCTGTTGAGTATCGTGGAGGGAAGACTAAAGAGGAGAAGAGCATTGAACAAATT GAAGAGCAGCGAGTTATAGAAGCCAAAATAAGGATTAGGCAGAAGGAAGTTgacgaagagaaagaagaaagaatgcAGAAACGTCTGGAATCACCTTCTTCTTCTAGGACAAGTGAAGTGACAGCTAATACTGCATATGGTTCTGCTGCAG atgaggatgaggaaacTGTTTCATCTCAAGACTCATGTGTTACTTCACACCCCCGGGTTAGCAG GGATGGTGAGTTTGACTATGATCTTGAGGATATAATGGTGATGGAAGCAATATGGCTCTCGGTTCAG GAACCTGGAAGTCAGATGAATAACTCTCCTGAAGAAGATCATAATGTAGGACCATTGATGCCGCCGTCTTCATCATCTTCCCCATCTGGTGGGCTAGCTTGTGCAATCGCTGTTCTTGCTGAACGCCAGCAAATGGTTGGCGAATCTTCCTCCAATCAAAACGTTAACATTTCATCACACAACATGGGTCCGGGCATGTGCAACAGCAGTCATTACAATGCCATGGAACAAGATAGTAACCATTACCGTCAAGCAACAGGAATCAGCGAATCTGATTTGACTGACGATAGTGGCAGAGAGGTTTCCAGGGAAGTTACATGGCAATAG
- the LOC106447225 gene encoding splicing factor YJU2: protein MGERKVLNKYYPPDFDPSKLPRLRRPKNQQIKVRMMLPMSVRCNTCGNYIYMGTKFNSRKEDVIGETYLGIQIFRFYFKCTKCSAELTMKTDPQNSDYIVESGASRNYEPWRAEDEAVDKEQQKRDAEEMGDAMKSLENRTLDSKREMDIIAALDEMKSMKSRHATVSVDAMLEALQRTGAEKVKRIEEEDEAVIKSIFGKQKEVVRRIADEDDEDDDDDYPNLQKEKKEGSCSDLSKKRKASEESPSNPTDILTSSSADNPKEPKKRATSKQPFKSVHITVIKKQSQPASSTTPAPAKPEEKKTDVVANAGLASLFQNYGSDEDED from the exons ATGGGAGAGCGAAAGGTGCTTAATAAGTATTACCCGCCGGACTTCGATCCCTCGAAGCTTCCCAGGCTCAGGCGACCGAAGAACCAGCAGATCAAGGTGCGGATGATGCTTCCCATGAGTGTCCGATGCAACACCTGCGGAAACTATATCTACATGGGAACCAAGTTTAATTCGCGTAAAGAAGACGTCATTGGCGAG ACGTATCTAGGGATTCAAATCTTTAGATTTTACTTCAAGTGCACCAAGTGTTCTGCAGAGCTCACGATGAAGACGGATCCACAGAACTCTGATTATATTGTGGAATCTGGGGCAAGTCGTAATTATGAACCCTGGCGTGCTGAAGACGAG GCGGTTGATAAGGAACAACAGAAAAGAGATGCCGAGGAGATGGGGGACGCTATGAAGTCTTTGGAGAATAGAACTTTGGATTCTAAAAGAGAGATGGATATTATAGCCGCACTTGATGAGATGAAATCAATGAAG TCTAGACACGCTACTGTGAGCGTGGATGCTATGCTGGAGGCCTTGCAAAGAACAGGCGCTGAGAAGGTCAAACgtatagaagaagaagatgaagcagTTATAAAGTCGATATTTGGT AAACAGAAAGAAGTTGTTAGGAGAATTGCAGATGAAGacgatgaggatgatgatgatgattatccCAACCttcagaaggagaagaaagaaggaTCATGTTCAGATCTTTCAAAG AAGAGAAAGGCATCAGAAGAAAGTCCAAGCAACCCCACAGATATTTTGACTAGTTCATCTGCAG ATAACCCGAAGGAGCCCAAGAAACGAGCTACCAGCAAACAACCCTTCAAATCCGTTCACATAACAGTCATCAAGAAGCAGTCTCAGCCAGCTTCTTCGACGACTCCTGCTCCTGCAAAACCGGAGGAGAAGAAGACTGACGTTGTGGCTAACGCCGGATTGGCTTCTTTATTCCAGAACTATGGCAGTGATGAAGACGAggattga
- the LOC106447222 gene encoding ubiquitin carboxyl-terminal hydrolase 15 codes for MLEPRGADIPILFLVLVVLPVVAYILLGKWSDISEKRGRANLLAQMAAEEAFRAETDVRGVRFETMATENRAPRTRNRTVPAASGSVRADFVAELRPDSVAATCGVPVNNQGHVCARCFNPAKTRCSRCKSIRYCSGKCQIIHWRLAHKDECIPADTCSSSSERVSFENDSVFIREDSSTMFSNSTKQTAKGKTSKSSVEFASEGISQIDITPRINTQGRKSIGKPNSSKSSRESFSGEAAASAGGDSKKGHTRHKSRSNIGAVETNSRRHSVDNSCMQMNGQTFESGMQESYKNNLGASSGIRAATLPKSGEQSWTETSKKGQVAAVSKTVRSKDTGMAEESNGISSSSNMGSNLMKMMGLRNFSKHDDRHKNLKMLFPYEEFVKFFQCEVFYLSPRGLVNCGNSCYANAVLQSLTCTKPLVAYLLRRSHSRSCSGKDWCLMCELEQHVMMLRESGGPLSASRILSQMRSINCQIGDGSQEDAHEFLRLLVASMQSICLERLGGETKVDPRLQETTLVQHMFGGRLRSKVKCLRCDHESERYENIMDLTLEIYGWVESLQDALTQFTRPEDLDGENMFRCSRCAGYVRARKELSIHEAPNILTIVLKRFQEGRYGKINKCISFPEMLDMIPFMTRTGDVPPLYMLYAVIVHLDTLNASFSGHYISYVKDLRGNWFRIDDSEIHQVPMTQVMSEGAYMLFYMRSYPRPQRGEHNSKPQARHPQPRNEMKEQRKPVNRFKPRADYNKNLVESSSSEWSLFTSSDEAASFTTESTRDSFSTVDYADGCHVLDSSSSPFSIFNNLHHNVEPSPHNTVACRMFSGTKPETRYFVEEGEANHNNNTVVMDDTSSHGYYQQSMYVDYETNCQEQTYSYEQNW; via the exons ATGCTCGAACCAAGGGGAGCGGACATACCAATATTGTTCCTGGTTCTGGTTGTACTTCCTGTTGTAGCTTACATACTGTTAGGTAAATGGAGTGATATTAGCGAAAAAAGAGGAAGGGCTAATTTGCTGGCTCAGATGGCTGCTGAAGAAGCTTTTAGAGCTGAGACCGATGTTAGGGGTGTAAGATTTGAGACTATGGCTACTGAGAATAGGGCTCCGAGAACCAGGAACAGGACTGTTCCTGCTGCGAGTGGTTCTGTAAGAGCCGATTTTGTTGCTGAGCTGAGACCTGATTCTGTGGCTGCTACTTGTGGAGTCCCAGTTAATAATCAGGGACATGTATGTGCAAGGTGTTTCAACCCTGCTAAGACTCGCTGCTCGAGATGCAAATCTATTAGATACTG CTCTGGGAAGTGCCAGATAATTCACTGGAGGTTAGCTCATAAAGATGAATGTATCCCTGCGGATACTTGCTCTTCTTCATCAGAGAGGGTTTCCTTTGAGAATGATTCTGTCTTCATCAGAGAGGATTCTTCTACAATGTTTAGTAATAGTACTAAGCAGACAGCGAAGGGAAAGACTTCAAAAAGCTCTGTAGAATTTGCAAGCGAAGGTATCTCTCAAATTGATATCACACCACGAATCAACACGCAAGGGAGAAAAAGCATAGGAAAGCCAAATTCGTCCAAGTCCAGCAGAGAATCATTTAGTGGTGAAGCAGCTGCTTCTGCTGGTGGCGATAGCAAAAAGGGTCACACTAGACATAAG TCAAGAAGCAACATCGGTGCTGTGGAAACCAACTCTAGAAGGCATTCCGTTGATAACTCTTGTATGCAAATGAATGGGCAAACTTTTGAAAGTGGTATGCAGGAAAGTTACAAAAACAATTTGGGAGCGAGCAGCG GGATCAGAGCAGCTACACTGCCCAAATCTGGAGAACAATCATGGACAGAGACAAGTAAGAAGGGACAAGTAGCTGCGGTATCAA AGACTGTTAGGTCTAAGGATACAGGTATGGCTGAAGAAAGCAATGgcatctcctcctcctcaaacatgggttcaaacttgatgaaaaTGATGGGTTTAAGAAATTTCTCAAAGCATGATGATCGACATAAGAACCTGAAG ATGCTTTTTCCGTACGAGGAGTTTGTTAAGTTCTTTCAGTGTGAAGTGTTTTACTTATCACCAAGGGGCCTTGTCAATTGTGGAAACAG TTGCTATGCAAACGCTGTGTTGCAGTCTCTAACATGTACAAAACCACTTGTTGCTTACTTGCTTCGAAGATCACATTCAAGATCAT GTTCTGGGAAAGATTGGTGCCTTATGTGTGAACTTGAGCAACATGTAATGATGCTTAGAGAATCTGGAGGTCCACTTTCTGCTAGCAGAATCCTCTCACAGATGCGAAGTATAAATTGTCAGATTGGTGATGGGAGTCAAGAAGATGCTCATGAGTTCTTAAG GCTTTTGGTTGCCTCTATGCAGTCCATATGTTTAGAGAGACTTGGAGGTGAGACTAAAGTTGATCCGAGGCTGCAAGAAACAACTTTAGTTCAACATATGTTTGGTGGGCGTCTCCGCTCAAAG GTGAAATGTTTGAGGTGTGATCATGAATCAGAAAGATACGAGAATATAATGGACCTCACGCTGGAGATCTACGGATGGGTAGAGTCTCTTCAAGATGCGTTGACTCAGTTTACTAGACCAGAAGATCTCGATGGAGAAAACATGTTTAGATGCAGCAG GTGCGCTGGATATGTAAGAGCAAGGAAAGAATTGAGCATTCATGAAGCACCAAACATTCTTACCATTGTTCTCAAGAGATTCCAG GAAGGAAGATATGGGAAAATAAACAAATGTATAAGTTTTCCTGAAATGTTGGACATGATACCGTTCATGACAAGAACAGGAGATGTTCCTCCGCTTTACATGCTTTACGCTGTTATAGTTCACTTGGATACTCTCAACGCATCTTTCTCCGGTCATTACATTTCCTATGTCAAAGATTTGAGAGGCAACTGGTTCAGAATCGATGATTCCGAG ATTCATCAAGTGCCAATGACTCAAGTTATGTCAGAAGGAGCTTACATGTTGTTCTACATGAG ATCGTACCCGCGTCCTCAAAGAGGAGAACACAACAGCAAACCTCAGGCTCGGCATCCCCAACCAAGAAACGAGATGAAGGAACAGAGGAAACCAGTTAACCGATTCAAACCGAGAGCGGACTACAACAAGAACTTAGTAGAGTCATCATCAAGCGAATGGTCTCTCTTCACGAGCTCAGACGAAGCAGCTTCATTCACCACAGAATCAACCAGAGACTCTTTCAGCACCGTTGACTACGCAGACGGCTGCCACGTCCTggactcttcttcctctcctttcTCCATCTTCAACAACTTACACCACAACGTGGAGCCGTCCCCACACAACACCGTCGCCTGCAGAATGTTCTCGGgtaccaaacccgaaacccggtATTTCGTGGAGGAAGGAGAAGCAAATCACAACAACAACACGGTCGTGATGGACGACACATCATCCCACGGTTATTACCAGCAGAGTATGTATGTAGATTATGAGACTAACTGTCAGGAACAAACTTACAGTTATGAACAAAACTGGTAG
- the LOC106447224 gene encoding interactor of constitutive active ROPs 1-like: MVLSSLEFQIELSQRQAPKLRTSSSTSDLSHPNRLINTDRSSKLGVDRRSPRSGGPRSEPLGQKKLGGRISDLESQLGQAQEELRLLKEQLANAEAVKKLAQDELHHDNKSKKPNPPARVEGPAYEADTIDRDEIIPGDAQKETDVFEVPVEKIAVVKDEEAEKLVAKEDEIKMLKARLYDMEKEHESLGKENESLKSQLSDSATEMSNVKANEDEMASKVSRMGEELEESRGKTAHLKEKLESVEEAKEALEAEMKKLRVQTEQWRKAADAAAAVLSGEFERDRSRSAEKCCAGGLFDPNAEVGFLEPPGVAEDSDDGLGSGKRRSSGMKMFGELWKKRGQK; the protein is encoded by the coding sequence ATGGTGTTGTCTTCTTTAGAGTTTCAGATCGAGTTGTCTCAGAGGCAAGCTCCGAAGTTGAGGACATCGTCGTCTACATCTGACTTGAGTCACCCCAACCGTTTGATCAATACTGACCGGAGTTCTAAGCTTGGTGTTGACCGTAGATCTCCTAGAAGCGGTGGGCCTCGCAGTGAACCTCTTGGTCAGAAGAAACTTGGGGGCCGAATATCGGATCTGGAGTCGCAGTTAGGACAAGCACAAGAAGAGCTGAGATTGCTCAAAGAGCAGTTGGCTAACGCTGAAGCTGTCAAGAAACTAGCTCAAGATGAGCTTCATCATGATAACAAATCTAAGAAACCAAACCCTCCGGCTCGAGTGGAGGGACCTGCTTATGAGGCTGATACAATCGATAGAGACGAGATCATCCCTGGAGATGCGCAGAAAGAGACTGATGTGTTTGAGGTTCCTGTTGAGAAGATTGCTGTAGTaaaagatgaagaagctgaGAAGTTGGTTGCAAAGGAAGATGAGATCAAGATGTTGAAAGCTAGACTGTACGATATGGAGAAAGAACATGAATCACTAGGCAAAGAAAACGAGAGCTTGAAGAGTCAGCTGAGCGATTCGGCGACAGAGATGTCTAACGTGAAAGCTAATGAAGACGAGATGGCTTCAAAGGTGAGTCGGATGGGGGAAGAGTTAGAAGAAAGCAGAGGAAAGACAGCTCACTTAAAGGAGAAGCTCGAGTCCGTAGAAGAAGCGAAAGAGGCTTTAGAGGCTGAAATGAAGAAACTTAGAGTTCAAACCGAGCAGTGGAGGAAGGCGGCAGATGCTGCAGCTGCGGTTCTTTCTGGAGAGTTTGAGAGGGATCGATCTCGGTCAGCAGAGAAGTGTTGTGCAGGTGGGTTGTTTGACCCGAATGCGGAGGTTGGGTTCCTGGAACCGCCGGGGGTGGCTGAGGATTCTGATGATGGATTGGGAAGTGGGAAGAGGAGGAGTTCCGGGATGAAGATGTTTGGTGAGTTGTGGAAGAAGAGAGGACAGAAGTGA